The Kaustia mangrovi genome has a segment encoding these proteins:
- a CDS encoding type IV pilus assembly protein FimV, translating into MTNSKWLRRALLGGVAVTVMSTGAQADELTALKAQLQALQSRVNQLEAQPAASSQLPEGASFITFKRGTEATADWNTARVGDAVPNDRGFTIAITPTADLPAPVHEVTVSGYVKGDVIYDFNQDLGNAFSFTGITDDPDSAEHIRLHAEQSRFRIKSRSDTSIGQIRTLIEGDFWGGDFRLRHAWGEWDMTPNLTLGVGRYWRNFMSLITGISTVDFNGPIGLIGTSRNNQVRLTYHDGPMEFAVSIEDPTGDSSQGIGNDLLTGAIGTITTPATAALETGGASDNLPDLNARWQYSAPGGWEFLVSGMLRNFHTDGDLGFDGDSALGWAVQGAVNFNLGDIATLTTSAMYGDGIGNYLYGASYGAYVNRNGDIKTIEGLGVFAGLSFDVTEATTFNVGWGWAKMDSGDTRDAADLYGEELNREIMSVHANVMWQPVREMRLGWEVIWADRKYRDGGGIDGAGNTSGTNKSDDAWRAQFGAWFFF; encoded by the coding sequence ATGACGAACTCCAAGTGGCTCCGTCGGGCGCTGCTGGGCGGTGTGGCGGTTACCGTCATGTCGACCGGCGCACAGGCCGATGAGCTGACCGCCCTGAAGGCGCAGCTCCAGGCCCTGCAGTCCCGTGTGAACCAGCTCGAGGCCCAGCCGGCTGCGTCCTCGCAGCTGCCGGAGGGTGCGAGCTTCATCACCTTCAAGCGCGGCACCGAGGCGACCGCCGACTGGAACACGGCGCGCGTCGGCGACGCGGTTCCGAACGACCGCGGCTTCACCATCGCCATCACGCCGACCGCCGACCTGCCGGCGCCGGTCCACGAGGTGACGGTCTCCGGTTACGTCAAGGGCGACGTGATCTACGACTTCAACCAGGATCTCGGCAACGCCTTCAGCTTCACCGGCATCACCGACGACCCGGACAGCGCCGAGCACATCCGCCTGCATGCCGAGCAGTCGCGCTTCCGCATCAAGTCGCGGTCGGACACCTCCATCGGCCAGATCCGCACCCTGATCGAGGGCGACTTCTGGGGCGGCGACTTCCGCCTGCGCCACGCCTGGGGCGAGTGGGACATGACGCCGAACCTGACCCTCGGTGTCGGCCGGTACTGGCGCAACTTCATGTCGCTGATCACCGGCATCTCGACGGTGGACTTCAACGGCCCGATCGGCCTGATCGGCACGTCGCGCAACAACCAGGTGCGTCTGACCTATCATGACGGCCCGATGGAGTTCGCGGTCTCGATCGAGGACCCGACCGGCGATTCGAGCCAGGGCATCGGCAACGACCTGCTGACCGGCGCCATCGGCACGATCACCACGCCCGCGACTGCTGCGCTCGAGACCGGCGGCGCGTCGGACAACCTGCCGGACCTGAACGCCCGCTGGCAGTACTCCGCTCCGGGTGGCTGGGAGTTCCTGGTCTCCGGCATGCTGCGTAACTTCCACACCGATGGCGACCTCGGCTTCGATGGCGACAGCGCTCTCGGCTGGGCCGTTCAGGGTGCGGTGAACTTCAATCTCGGCGACATCGCCACGCTGACCACCTCGGCCATGTATGGCGACGGCATCGGCAACTACCTCTACGGTGCGAGCTACGGTGCCTATGTCAACCGCAACGGCGACATCAAGACCATCGAGGGTCTCGGCGTCTTTGCCGGCCTGTCCTTCGACGTCACCGAGGCGACGACGTTCAATGTCGGCTGGGGCTGGGCCAAGATGGATTCCGGCGACACGCGCGACGCGGCCGACCTCTACGGCGAGGAGCTCAACCGCGAGATCATGAGCGTGCATGCCAACGTCATGTGGCAGCCGGTCCGCGAGATGCGCCTGGGCTGGGAAGTCATCTGGGCCGACCGCAAGTATCGCGACGGCGGTGGCATCGACGGCGCTGGCAACACCAGCGGCACGAACAAGAGCGACGACGCCTGGCGCGCTCAGTTCGGTGCGTGGTTCTTCTTCTGA
- a CDS encoding type IV pilus assembly protein FimV, whose translation MSNTKWLRRALLGGVAVSVMATGAQADELDALKAQLEALQARVNQLEAQPAANSQLPEGASFITFTRGTEATADWNTSRVGDAVPSDRGFTIAITPTADLPAPVHEVTVSGYVKGDVIYDFNQDLGNAFSFTAITDDPDSAEHIRLHAEQSRFRIKSRSDTSIGQIRTLIEGDFWGGDFRLRHAWGEWDMTPNLTLGVGRYWRNFMSLITGISTVDFNGPIGLIGTSRNNQVRLTYHDGPMEFAVSIEDPTGDSSQGIGNDLLTSAIVAGTEGSSITTSFAFANASDNLPDLNARFQYSAPGGWEFLVSGMLRNFHTDGDVGFGDSDSALGWAVQGAVNFNLGDIATLTTSIMYGDGIGNYLYGSSYGAYVDLDGDIKTIEGLGVFAGLSFDVTEATTFNVGWGWAKMDSGDTRDAADLYGVEMNREIMSVHANIMWQPVREMRLGWEVIWADRKYRDGGHLIVEDDDIVGQASGSNEHGDAWRAQFGAWFFF comes from the coding sequence ATGTCCAACACGAAGTGGCTTCGTCGGGCTCTCCTCGGTGGCGTGGCGGTCTCCGTCATGGCCACAGGTGCCCAGGCCGACGAGCTCGATGCCTTGAAGGCTCAGCTCGAGGCTCTGCAGGCGCGCGTGAACCAGCTCGAGGCCCAGCCGGCTGCCAATTCGCAGCTGCCGGAGGGCGCGAGCTTCATCACGTTCACGCGTGGCACCGAGGCGACCGCCGACTGGAACACGTCGCGCGTCGGCGACGCGGTTCCGAGCGACCGCGGCTTCACCATCGCCATCACGCCGACCGCCGATCTGCCGGCGCCGGTCCATGAGGTGACGGTCTCCGGTTACGTCAAGGGCGACGTGATCTATGACTTCAACCAGGATCTCGGCAACGCCTTCAGCTTCACCGCGATCACCGACGACCCGGACAGCGCCGAGCACATCCGTCTGCATGCCGAGCAGTCGCGCTTCCGCATCAAGTCGCGCTCCGACACCTCCATCGGCCAGATCCGCACCCTGATCGAGGGCGACTTCTGGGGCGGCGACTTCCGCCTGCGCCACGCCTGGGGCGAGTGGGACATGACGCCGAACCTGACCCTCGGTGTCGGCCGGTACTGGCGCAACTTCATGTCGCTGATCACCGGCATCTCGACGGTGGACTTCAACGGCCCGATCGGCCTGATCGGCACGTCGCGCAACAACCAGGTGCGTCTGACCTATCATGACGGCCCGATGGAGTTCGCGGTCTCGATCGAGGACCCGACCGGCGATTCGAGCCAGGGCATCGGTAATGATCTGCTGACATCGGCCATCGTGGCCGGCACGGAAGGCAGCAGCATCACCACGAGCTTCGCCTTCGCGAATGCCTCCGACAACCTGCCGGATCTCAATGCCCGCTTCCAGTACTCCGCTCCGGGCGGCTGGGAGTTCCTGGTCTCCGGCATGCTGCGTAACTTCCACACCGACGGCGACGTTGGCTTCGGCGATAGCGACAGCGCTCTCGGCTGGGCCGTCCAGGGGGCGGTGAACTTCAATCTCGGCGACATCGCCACGCTGACCACCTCCATCATGTATGGCGACGGCATCGGCAACTACCTCTATGGGTCGAGCTACGGTGCCTATGTCGATCTCGATGGCGACATCAAGACCATCGAGGGTCTGGGTGTCTTCGCCGGCCTGTCCTTCGACGTCACCGAGGCGACGACATTCAATGTCGGCTGGGGCTGGGCCAAGATGGATAGCGGCGACACGCGCGACGCGGCCGATCTCTACGGTGTGGAGATGAACCGCGAGATCATGAGCGTGCATGCCAACATCATGTGGCAGCCGGTCCGCGAGATGCGCCTGGGCTGGGAAGTCATCTGGGCCGACCGCAAGTATCGCGACGGCGGACACCTCATCGTCGAGGACGACGATATCGTCGGTCAGGCTTCCGGCTCCAACGAGCACGGCGACGCCTGGCGCGCCCAGTTCGGTGCGTGGTTCTTCTTCTGA
- a CDS encoding DcaP family trimeric outer membrane transporter → MRETRWLRRALLAGAAIITTTGAAGADELAALKAQLEALQARVNQIEAQPAVPAMPEGASWVTFTRGTEATAGWNTSRVGDAIPTDRGFTIAITPTADLPAPVHEVTVSGYVKGDVIYDFDQDLGNAFSYSIIDDTNQRQDHIRLHAQQSRFRIKSRSDTSIGQIRTLIEGDFFGGENGGNFRVRHAWGEWDITPNLTFGVGQYWRNFMSLITGIPTVDFNGPVGLIATSRNAQVRLTYHSGPMEVAVSIEDPTGDGDSGDLYEQPTVTGTLSHAPNASDNLPDLNARIQYDLPGGHQILASGMLRNFHTDGDLGGDNDSALGWAVQGAANINLGDIAVLSTSVMYGDGIGNYLFGAAYTNSSGKANGIGAYVDPTGHIATIAGLGVFAGLTFNVTEATSLNVGWGWTKMDKGDVSDAMSNVTSGSMNSEIMSVHGNVMWQPVREMRLGWEVIWAQRKYLQGHLDTTTNPFSAYHTKETADAVRAQFGAWFFF, encoded by the coding sequence ATGAGAGAGACCAGGTGGCTCCGGCGCGCATTGCTCGCCGGAGCGGCAATCATCACCACGACCGGCGCGGCCGGGGCCGATGAGCTCGCCGCCCTGAAGGCCCAGCTCGAGGCCCTGCAGGCCCGCGTGAACCAGATCGAGGCCCAGCCCGCCGTGCCGGCCATGCCGGAGGGGGCGAGCTGGGTGACCTTCACCCGCGGCACCGAGGCGACCGCCGGCTGGAACACGTCGCGCGTCGGCGACGCGATCCCGACCGACCGCGGCTTCACCATCGCCATCACGCCGACCGCCGACCTGCCGGCGCCGGTCCACGAGGTGACGGTCTCCGGCTACGTCAAGGGCGACGTGATCTACGATTTCGACCAGGATCTCGGCAACGCCTTCAGCTACTCCATCATCGACGACACGAACCAGCGGCAGGACCACATCCGGCTGCATGCCCAGCAATCGCGCTTCCGCATCAAGTCGCGGTCCGACACCTCCATCGGCCAGATCCGCACCCTGATCGAGGGCGACTTCTTCGGCGGCGAGAATGGCGGCAACTTCCGCGTCCGCCACGCCTGGGGCGAGTGGGACATCACGCCGAACCTGACCTTCGGCGTCGGCCAGTACTGGCGCAACTTCATGTCGCTGATCACCGGCATTCCGACGGTGGACTTCAACGGCCCCGTCGGCCTGATCGCCACGTCACGCAACGCCCAGGTCCGCCTGACCTATCATTCGGGGCCCATGGAGGTCGCGGTTTCCATCGAGGACCCGACCGGCGACGGCGACAGCGGCGATCTCTATGAGCAACCGACAGTCACCGGCACGCTCTCCCACGCGCCCAACGCCTCCGACAACCTGCCGGACCTGAATGCCCGCATTCAGTACGACCTTCCCGGTGGCCATCAGATCCTGGCCTCCGGCATGCTGCGCAACTTCCACACCGACGGTGATCTCGGCGGCGACAACGACAGCGCGCTCGGCTGGGCCGTCCAGGGCGCGGCCAACATCAATCTCGGCGACATCGCCGTACTGTCCACCTCCGTCATGTATGGCGACGGTATCGGCAACTACCTCTTCGGTGCCGCCTATACCAACTCGTCCGGCAAGGCCAACGGCATCGGCGCCTATGTGGACCCCACCGGACATATCGCGACCATCGCGGGACTGGGGGTCTTCGCGGGGCTCACCTTCAACGTCACCGAGGCCACCAGCCTGAATGTCGGCTGGGGCTGGACGAAGATGGACAAGGGGGACGTCTCCGACGCCATGTCCAACGTGACCTCCGGCAGCATGAACTCCGAGATCATGAGCGTGCACGGCAACGTCATGTGGCAGCCCGTCCGCGAGATGCGGCTCGGCTGGGAGGTCATCTGGGCCCAGCGCAAATATCTCCAGGGCCACCTCGATACGACGACTAATCCCTTCTCAGCCTATCACACCAAGGAGACAGCCGACGCCGTAAGGGCCCAGTTCGGAGCCTGGTTCTTCTTCTGA
- a CDS encoding uracil-DNA glycosylase, which yields MTPDPASALPEPPHDCAKCARLAEFRARNRAEHPDWFNAPVPSFGDRTARLLVVGLAPGLKGANKTGRPFTGDFAGDLLYATLIGHGFAHGTYGATPADGLTLKRCMITNAVRCVPPQNKPTGPEIRLCNNYLSHLLEDLNELVAVLALGRIAHDAVLTARGLKRSAHPFGHGAIHDLGGVALFDSYHCSRYNTQTRRLTPEMFNAVIAAIRDHVGD from the coding sequence ATGACCCCAGATCCCGCTTCCGCCCTGCCGGAACCGCCGCATGACTGCGCGAAATGCGCGCGCCTTGCGGAGTTCCGCGCCAGGAACAGGGCCGAGCATCCCGACTGGTTCAATGCGCCCGTCCCCTCTTTCGGCGACCGGACGGCGCGTCTCCTCGTGGTCGGGCTCGCCCCCGGGCTCAAGGGCGCGAACAAGACCGGGCGGCCCTTCACGGGCGACTTCGCCGGCGATCTCCTCTATGCGACGCTCATCGGCCACGGCTTCGCCCATGGCACCTATGGCGCGACCCCGGCCGACGGGCTGACGCTGAAACGGTGCATGATCACCAATGCGGTGCGCTGCGTCCCGCCGCAGAACAAGCCGACGGGGCCGGAAATACGACTCTGCAACAACTACTTGTCGCACCTTCTTGAGGATCTGAACGAGCTTGTGGCCGTGCTCGCGCTCGGCCGGATCGCGCATGACGCCGTGCTGACGGCGCGCGGCCTCAAGCGCTCCGCCCACCCATTCGGCCATGGCGCCATCCACGATCTCGGCGGCGTGGCGCTCTTCGACAGCTATCACTGCTCGCGCTACAACACGCAGACGCGGCGGCTGACGCCGGAGATGTTCAACGCCGTCATCGCCGCCATCCGCGACCATGTCGGCGACTGA
- the smpB gene encoding SsrA-binding protein SmpB has protein sequence MASAATKKKGGPVSGRTVVAENRRARFDYELMETFEAGIVLTGTEVKSLRSGKASLGESYATVEGDELVLINSHIPEYEQANRFNHEPRRPRKLLLHRRQIHRLAGAVQKEGLTIVPLKLYFNERGIAKLEIALARGRKHHDKREVQKERSWQREKARLLRERG, from the coding sequence ATGGCCAGCGCCGCCACCAAGAAGAAGGGCGGGCCGGTCTCCGGACGCACCGTCGTCGCGGAGAACCGGCGCGCGCGCTTCGATTACGAGCTCATGGAGACCTTCGAGGCCGGAATCGTCCTGACCGGCACGGAGGTGAAGAGCCTGCGGTCCGGCAAGGCGAGCCTCGGGGAGTCCTATGCGACGGTGGAGGGCGACGAACTCGTTCTCATCAATTCCCACATCCCGGAATACGAGCAGGCGAACCGCTTCAACCACGAGCCGCGCCGGCCGCGCAAGCTGCTCCTCCACCGCCGCCAGATCCACAGGCTGGCGGGGGCCGTGCAGAAGGAGGGGCTCACCATCGTGCCGCTGAAGCTCTATTTCAACGAGCGCGGGATCGCCAAGCTGGAGATCGCGCTCGCCCGCGGCCGCAAGCATCACGACAAGCGCGAGGTCCAGAAGGAACGCTCCTGGCAGCGCGAGAAGGCCCGTTTGCTGCGCGAGCGCGGCTGA
- a CDS encoding L,D-transpeptidase, with protein sequence MRGYITILAATAVIGLATATGTAGAAKTQFNFSSEKPDDAIRYGGASRPAAKPDEAERDNARARRAQPASRRSSRPSRRASYGSRYASTPRSTYGGKRTVRYSGPYGPGTIVVKTGERRLYYVLPGGKAIQYGVGVGRQGFTWRGRHRISRKAEWPGWTPPAAMRKRQPNLPKYMPGGPNNPLGARALYIGGTLYRIHGTNQAWSIGRAVSSGCIRMLNEEVVDLYSRVQIGTRVVVQ encoded by the coding sequence ATGCGGGGCTATATCACCATTCTCGCCGCAACAGCGGTGATCGGCTTGGCCACTGCCACCGGAACCGCCGGAGCGGCGAAGACGCAATTCAACTTCTCTTCGGAGAAACCCGACGATGCGATCCGCTATGGCGGCGCGTCGCGGCCGGCGGCGAAGCCGGACGAGGCGGAGAGGGACAATGCGCGCGCCAGGCGGGCGCAGCCAGCGTCGCGCCGCAGCTCCCGCCCGTCGAGGCGGGCAAGCTACGGCTCGCGCTATGCAAGCACGCCGCGCTCGACCTATGGCGGCAAGCGGACAGTCCGCTACAGCGGCCCCTATGGGCCGGGCACCATCGTGGTGAAGACCGGCGAGCGGCGGCTCTATTACGTCCTGCCCGGCGGCAAGGCCATCCAGTATGGCGTCGGCGTCGGCCGGCAGGGCTTCACCTGGCGCGGCCGCCACAGGATCTCGCGCAAGGCGGAGTGGCCGGGCTGGACACCGCCCGCCGCCATGCGCAAGCGCCAGCCGAACCTGCCGAAATACATGCCGGGCGGGCCGAACAATCCGCTTGGCGCGCGCGCCCTCTATATCGGCGGCACGCTCTATCGTATCCACGGCACGAACCAGGCCTGGAGCATCGGGCGGGCGGTCTCGAGCGGCTGCATCCGCATGCTGAACGAGGAGGTCGTCGATCTCTACAGCAGGGTGCAGATCGGCACGAGGGTCGTGGTTCAGTAA
- a CDS encoding alpha/beta fold hydrolase, giving the protein MDHGASAYREIRFTVQDGLTLVARDYGSAETGATPVLCLPGLTRNAKDFHELALRLAPRRRVLALDFRGRGRSDRAADWRSYTVPVECTDVLQLLALTGIGRVVAIGTSRGGLVAMALAAARPAALAGVVLNDVGPVLESEGLIQIRRRLDGATAPRDWADATEAVKAANPGFEGLTEADWQAFARRLYRDENGRPALDYDPDIARTFPTEAMLESGALPPAWPSFMALAGRPVLVVRGANSDLLSAATVKAMQTAMPALEAVTVPGRAHPPFLTEPEAEAAIDRLLGRIP; this is encoded by the coding sequence ATGGATCATGGCGCCTCCGCCTATCGCGAGATCCGCTTCACCGTGCAGGACGGGCTGACCCTCGTCGCCCGCGACTACGGCTCCGCGGAGACCGGCGCCACGCCGGTGCTGTGCCTGCCGGGCCTCACGCGCAACGCCAAGGACTTCCACGAGCTGGCCTTGCGGCTCGCCCCACGCCGCCGCGTCCTCGCCCTGGATTTCAGGGGACGCGGGCGCTCCGACAGGGCGGCCGACTGGCGGAGCTACACCGTGCCCGTCGAATGCACCGACGTGCTCCAGCTTCTGGCGCTGACCGGCATCGGGCGCGTGGTCGCCATCGGCACCTCGCGCGGCGGGCTCGTCGCCATGGCGCTGGCGGCGGCAAGACCGGCCGCGCTCGCGGGCGTCGTCCTCAACGATGTCGGCCCGGTGCTGGAGAGCGAAGGCCTGATCCAGATCCGCCGGCGGCTCGACGGTGCCACCGCGCCTCGGGACTGGGCGGACGCGACGGAGGCGGTCAAGGCCGCCAATCCCGGATTCGAGGGCCTTACCGAGGCGGACTGGCAGGCCTTCGCCCGCAGGCTCTACCGCGACGAGAACGGGCGGCCCGCCCTCGACTACGACCCGGACATCGCCCGCACCTTCCCGACCGAGGCCATGCTGGAGAGCGGGGCGCTGCCGCCGGCATGGCCCTCCTTCATGGCCCTCGCCGGCCGTCCGGTCCTCGTCGTGCGCGGAGCGAATTCCGATCTCCTGAGTGCGGCGACCGTCAAGGCCATGCAGACCGCCATGCCGGCGCTCGAGGCCGTGACCGTGCCGGGCCGCGCCCACCCCCCCTTCCTCACAGAACCGGAGGCGGAAGCCGCCATCGACCGGCTTCTCGGCCGTATTCCCTGA
- the rpoZ gene encoding DNA-directed RNA polymerase subunit omega, producing the protein MARVTVEDCIEKVPNRFDLILLAGHRARMISQGAPLTVDRDNDKNPVVALREIADDTIDKDDLSEDLIHSMQKYVEVDEPEADLVPALTSGAQDAPAETLSQSDDDDVSLDRMSEEDLLRGLEGLPPAESPGSTRSGL; encoded by the coding sequence ATGGCGCGCGTTACCGTTGAAGATTGCATTGAAAAGGTGCCGAACCGGTTCGACCTGATCCTGCTCGCCGGCCACCGGGCCCGCATGATCTCGCAGGGTGCACCGCTCACCGTCGACCGGGACAACGACAAGAACCCTGTCGTGGCCCTGCGCGAGATCGCCGACGACACGATCGACAAGGACGACCTCAGCGAGGACCTCATCCACTCGATGCAGAAATATGTCGAGGTGGACGAGCCGGAGGCCGATCTGGTGCCGGCCCTGACCTCGGGCGCGCAGGACGCGCCGGCCGAAACGCTCAGCCAGAGCGACGACGACGATGTCTCGCTCGACCGCATGAGCGAGGAAGACCTGCTGCGCGGCCTGGAAGGGCTGCCGCCGGCGGAAAGCCCGGGCAGCACGCGCTCCGGCCTGTAA
- a CDS encoding NYN domain-containing protein, protein MFFYPNERIALFIDGANLYATAKALNFDIDYKRLLGLFRSKGRLIRALYYTALVEDTEYSPIRPLIDWLDYNGYTVVTKPTKEFTDSLGRRKLKGNMDIELAVDVMEMSPALDHIVLFSGDGDFRRLVESVQRKGVRVSLVSTLASKPPMVSDDLRRQADHFIDLNDLRKDIGRDTPERDTRRDDTSPDTDFEEFADI, encoded by the coding sequence ATGTTTTTCTATCCGAATGAGCGTATCGCGCTCTTCATCGACGGCGCCAATTTGTATGCCACGGCCAAGGCCCTGAATTTCGATATCGACTACAAGCGCCTCCTCGGCCTGTTCCGCTCCAAGGGCCGCCTGATTCGCGCGCTGTACTACACGGCGCTGGTGGAGGACACGGAATATTCGCCGATCCGTCCCCTGATCGACTGGCTCGACTACAATGGCTACACCGTCGTCACCAAGCCCACAAAGGAGTTCACCGACTCGCTCGGCCGGCGCAAGCTCAAAGGCAATATGGACATCGAGCTCGCCGTCGACGTGATGGAGATGTCGCCCGCGCTCGACCATATCGTGCTGTTCTCCGGAGATGGCGACTTCCGCCGCCTCGTGGAATCCGTCCAGCGCAAGGGGGTGCGCGTGAGCCTCGTGTCGACGCTGGCGAGCAAGCCGCCAATGGTCTCCGACGACCTGCGCCGACAGGCCGATCATTTCATCGACCTCAACGATCTGCGCAAGGACATCGGGCGCGACACACCGGAGCGCGATACGCGCCGCGACGACACCTCGCCCGACACCGATTTCGAGGAATTCGCCGATATCTGA
- a CDS encoding lytic transglycosylase domain-containing protein, protein MPNYERIADPVDRAFVLGLIRQESEFNLTATSGVGARGLMQIMPGTAKLIAKAHGQSYDASRLGRDAGYNLTLGTAHLSDLLKQYNGSYILTLVAYNAGPGRVTDWVERYGDPRTGEIEAVDWVEAIPFTETRGYVKKVMANVQVYRSRLDGPARASSPTSIAAGRRG, encoded by the coding sequence TTGCCGAATTACGAGCGCATCGCCGATCCGGTGGATCGTGCCTTCGTTCTGGGCCTCATCCGGCAGGAAAGCGAATTCAACCTGACCGCCACCAGCGGCGTAGGCGCGCGCGGGCTGATGCAGATCATGCCGGGCACCGCCAAGCTGATCGCGAAGGCACACGGCCAGTCCTACGACGCCTCCCGGCTTGGCCGCGACGCAGGCTACAATCTCACCCTCGGCACGGCCCATCTCAGCGACCTCCTCAAGCAGTATAACGGCTCCTACATCCTCACCCTCGTCGCCTACAATGCCGGGCCCGGCCGCGTCACGGACTGGGTGGAGCGCTACGGCGACCCGCGCACCGGCGAGATCGAGGCGGTCGACTGGGTCGAGGCGATCCCCTTCACCGAGACGCGCGGCTATGTGAAGAAGGTCATGGCGAATGTGCAGGTCTACCGCTCGCGGCTGGACGGCCCCGCCAGGGCCTCGTCGCCGACCTCCATCGCGGCGGGCCGTCGCGGCTGA
- the dapA gene encoding 4-hydroxy-tetrahydrodipicolinate synthase, which produces MFKGSIPALLTPMRDGTVDEDGFQAFVEWQIEQGSHGIVPVGTTGESPTLSHEEHKRLIELAVEAAAGRVPVIAGTGSNSTEEAVSLTRFAHEAGADGALVVVPYYNKPTQEGLYQHFMAVAASADIPILIYNVPPRTVTDISVETMARLARDADNIVGVKDATADPGRASRQRLEIGADFIQLSGEDATALGFMAHGGHGCISVTANVAPRLCADFQEACMAGDFALALTIQDRLMPLHTALFVETSPSPVKYAASLLGRSSEDIRLPMVPPTEATRTQVRDAMVHAGLIN; this is translated from the coding sequence ATGTTCAAGGGCTCCATCCCCGCGCTGCTCACCCCGATGCGTGACGGCACGGTCGACGAGGACGGCTTCCAGGCCTTCGTGGAATGGCAGATCGAGCAGGGCTCGCACGGCATCGTTCCTGTGGGGACGACCGGCGAATCGCCCACGCTCAGCCATGAGGAGCACAAACGCCTCATCGAGCTGGCCGTGGAGGCCGCCGCCGGCCGCGTGCCGGTGATCGCGGGCACGGGCTCGAACTCGACGGAAGAGGCGGTGTCGCTGACGCGCTTCGCCCACGAGGCCGGTGCCGACGGTGCGCTGGTGGTCGTGCCCTACTACAACAAGCCGACGCAGGAAGGCCTCTACCAGCACTTCATGGCGGTCGCGGCGAGCGCGGACATTCCGATCCTCATCTACAATGTCCCGCCACGCACGGTGACCGATATCTCCGTGGAGACCATGGCGCGTCTCGCCCGCGATGCCGACAATATCGTCGGCGTGAAGGACGCGACCGCCGATCCGGGCCGCGCGAGCCGCCAGCGCCTGGAGATCGGGGCGGACTTTATCCAGCTTTCGGGCGAGGATGCCACCGCGCTCGGCTTCATGGCCCATGGCGGGCATGGCTGCATCTCGGTCACCGCCAATGTCGCCCCGCGGCTGTGCGCTGATTTCCAGGAGGCGTGCATGGCGGGCGATTTCGCGCTCGCGCTCACGATCCAGGACCGGCTGATGCCGCTTCATACGGCGCTGTTCGTGGAGACGAGCCCGTCGCCGGTGAAATATGCGGCAAGCCTGCTCGGGCGGTCCTCGGAGGATATCCGCCTGCCCATGGTTCCGCCGACGGAGGCAACCCGCACGCAGGTGCGCGATGCCATGGTGCATGCCGGGCTGATCAACTGA
- the folK gene encoding 2-amino-4-hydroxy-6-hydroxymethyldihydropteridine diphosphokinase — translation MIVLALGSNLAGPWGPPERTLNRTLDLLYDCCIPVRQCSSLLRTAPYGKTDQPAFLNAVAIVETHLPPAALMRRLHAIEYAAGRRRRLRWGPRTLDLDLVAYHDLVIPPPRHPLPDSALRRPLALPHPDLHRRAFVLEPLNEIAPFWHHPVTGLTPRQMLLALPPGAGGRVVAR, via the coding sequence ATGATCGTGCTTGCACTGGGCAGCAATCTCGCCGGCCCGTGGGGGCCGCCGGAACGGACGCTGAACCGAACGCTCGATCTGTTATACGATTGTTGCATCCCCGTTCGTCAATGCTCCAGCCTGTTGCGCACCGCGCCTTACGGAAAGACGGACCAGCCGGCATTCCTCAACGCGGTCGCGATCGTGGAGACCCATCTGCCGCCGGCGGCGTTGATGCGCAGGCTTCACGCCATCGAATATGCCGCGGGGCGCCGCCGCAGGTTGCGCTGGGGGCCGCGAACGCTCGATCTCGATCTCGTCGCCTATCACGATCTCGTCATTCCTCCGCCCCGCCATCCCCTGCCGGACAGCGCCTTGCGCAGGCCGCTGGCTCTGCCCCATCCCGATCTGCACAGGCGCGCATTCGTGCTCGAGCCGCTGAACGAGATCGCCCCTTTCTGGCATCACCCCGTCACGGGACTGACGCCGCGCCAGATGCTCCTGGCGTTGCCGCCCGGCGCCGGAGGACGCGTCGTCGCCCGTTGA